A single Nissabacter sp. SGAir0207 DNA region contains:
- a CDS encoding hydantoinase/oxoprolinase family protein produces the protein MKNTSPWRMGFDIGGTFTDLVLLNDETGEALRHKTLTTPEDPSEGAYTGLTQLVAMAGLQASDIHTITHGTTLAINALLERRGAKTALVVTRGFRDVLVLGREYRYDIYDLNGAPAQPLLPRSQAYEITERVTARGDVVTPLDEAEVTQLAATLRAEGYESVAVLCMHAYAWPEHEMRIESILARELPGVSVSVSHKVSREIREYDRGVLTAMNAFVKPKARRYMARLESKLREGGFTCDWLVMGSNGGLMAPQVAADYPTRIIESGPAGGIVATAAFARRNAISQVLAFDMGGTTAKACVVRHGEPSITTDYEVGRADRLLKGSGLPVKLPVVDMIEIGAGGGSIARVDSLGLLEIGPESASAWPGPACYGRGGDQPTVTDANLVLGLLDPDAFLGGRMTLDVEAARRAIQRVADPLHLSIEEAAWGIHEVANSKMSEALRTHAVEKNVSPSQMTMLAFGGAGPSHAWSLAKQLDVKRVYFPNGAGVYSAFGLLTAPPSADFVRRDCCPLDANVDIRRVEAVFAEGFDEAFTTLSAAHVDPATATLQRLADVRYVGQGSELTVALPAEFLVQGEVSSLVAAFERAHLARFGRTLPGQRVEVVNWRGRVQTTPPKLNTRDHPVEAEPDARAKTLKVYLGREQGFSDCLVVPRSLFAVGSRLHGPALLQEKECAIYIGPGASAVLDEQGNILMELN, from the coding sequence ATGAAAAACACATCACCCTGGCGCATGGGGTTTGATATTGGCGGCACCTTTACCGATCTGGTGCTGCTGAATGATGAGACGGGCGAGGCGCTGCGCCACAAAACCCTGACCACGCCGGAGGATCCGTCAGAGGGGGCCTATACCGGGCTGACCCAGCTGGTGGCGATGGCCGGGCTACAGGCAAGTGATATCCACACCATCACCCACGGCACCACCTTGGCGATCAATGCCCTGCTGGAGCGCCGTGGGGCGAAAACCGCGCTGGTGGTGACACGCGGCTTCCGCGACGTGCTGGTGCTGGGGCGTGAGTACCGTTACGACATCTATGACCTGAATGGCGCCCCGGCCCAGCCGCTGCTGCCACGCTCACAGGCCTATGAGATCACGGAGCGCGTCACGGCGCGTGGTGACGTTGTCACGCCGCTGGATGAGGCGGAGGTGACGCAACTGGCGGCCACGCTGCGTGCAGAGGGCTACGAGTCTGTCGCGGTGCTCTGTATGCACGCCTACGCCTGGCCGGAGCATGAGATGCGCATCGAATCCATTCTGGCGCGCGAGCTGCCGGGCGTGTCGGTTTCCGTCTCCCATAAAGTCTCCCGCGAAATCCGTGAGTATGACCGTGGCGTGCTGACGGCGATGAACGCCTTTGTGAAACCCAAGGCGCGCCGCTACATGGCGCGGCTGGAGAGCAAGCTGCGTGAGGGCGGCTTTACCTGCGACTGGCTGGTGATGGGTTCCAACGGCGGTCTGATGGCCCCGCAGGTGGCCGCAGACTACCCGACCCGCATCATTGAGTCCGGCCCGGCTGGCGGCATTGTCGCTACTGCCGCCTTCGCGCGCCGCAATGCCATCAGCCAGGTGCTGGCCTTCGACATGGGTGGCACCACCGCCAAGGCCTGTGTGGTGCGCCACGGCGAACCCTCCATCACCACCGATTATGAGGTCGGGCGCGCCGATCGCCTGCTCAAGGGCAGCGGCCTGCCGGTGAAACTGCCAGTGGTGGACATGATTGAGATTGGCGCTGGCGGCGGCAGCATCGCCCGCGTGGACTCCCTTGGCCTGCTGGAGATTGGGCCGGAGAGCGCCAGCGCCTGGCCGGGGCCAGCCTGCTATGGCCGCGGCGGCGATCAGCCCACCGTTACGGACGCCAATCTGGTGCTCGGGCTGCTCGACCCGGACGCCTTTTTGGGCGGCCGCATGACGCTCGATGTCGAGGCGGCGCGCCGGGCCATCCAGCGCGTGGCCGATCCGCTGCATCTCTCGATTGAGGAGGCGGCGTGGGGCATCCATGAGGTGGCGAACAGCAAGATGTCCGAGGCGCTGCGCACCCACGCCGTGGAGAAGAATGTCAGCCCCTCCCAGATGACCATGCTGGCCTTCGGCGGCGCTGGCCCCAGCCATGCGTGGTCACTGGCAAAGCAACTGGATGTCAAACGCGTCTACTTCCCGAACGGGGCGGGCGTCTACTCCGCCTTTGGCCTGCTGACCGCGCCGCCCAGCGCCGACTTTGTGCGCCGCGACTGCTGCCCGCTCGATGCCAACGTGGATATCCGCCGCGTGGAAGCGGTATTTGCCGAAGGCTTTGATGAGGCGTTCACCACCCTCTCCGCCGCCCATGTCGATCCGGCCACTGCTACGCTGCAACGGCTGGCCGATGTGCGCTACGTCGGGCAGGGTTCCGAGCTGACCGTCGCCCTACCCGCTGAATTTTTGGTGCAGGGCGAGGTGTCCTCGCTGGTGGCCGCCTTTGAACGTGCCCACCTGGCGCGCTTTGGCCGCACCCTGCCGGGGCAGCGGGTGGAAGTGGTGAACTGGCGTGGCCGCGTGCAGACCACGCCGCCCAAGCTGAACACCCGCGACCACCCGGTTGAGGCCGAGCCGGACGCCCGGGCGAAAACGCTGAAGGTCTACCTTGGCCGTGAACAGGGCTTCAGTGACTGTCTGGTGGTGCCGCGTAGCCTCTTCGCCGTTGGCAGCCGCCTGCATGGCCCCGCCCTGCTGCAAGAGAAAGAGTGCGCCATCTACATTGGGCCGGGCGCCTCGGCGGTTTTGGATGAACAAGGCAATATCCTGATGGAGCTGAACTGA
- a CDS encoding RraA family protein, producing the protein MSLETADVRILEATSRPDNKWLDAFAAFPVANIGDAMERLNMCDSGITPINQGMYFVGFAFPIQVTAGDNAAVIKALDYIKPDDVIMVNGMGHTDRALVGEQLTQRFQHAGAVAQVIDGAVRDRQVIESTGFPTYCRGVSPAGPYKNGPGVIGEPVSIGGVVCCAGDIVVGDDDGLIIIPLRRAEEVLQKVKEVAKREAEMTAEVTKQYR; encoded by the coding sequence ATGTCTCTTGAAACCGCTGATGTACGTATTTTGGAAGCCACTTCCCGCCCCGATAATAAATGGCTGGACGCCTTCGCCGCCTTCCCGGTGGCTAATATTGGTGACGCGATGGAACGTCTCAATATGTGTGACTCGGGCATTACGCCGATTAATCAGGGCATGTATTTCGTCGGCTTTGCATTCCCGATACAAGTCACGGCAGGTGATAATGCCGCTGTCATCAAGGCACTTGATTATATTAAGCCGGATGACGTGATTATGGTGAATGGCATGGGCCACACCGATCGGGCCTTGGTGGGGGAGCAGCTGACGCAACGCTTTCAACATGCCGGGGCCGTCGCGCAGGTGATTGACGGGGCAGTGCGTGACCGTCAGGTGATCGAATCCACCGGCTTCCCCACCTACTGCCGGGGCGTCTCGCCCGCTGGCCCCTACAAAAATGGCCCCGGCGTAATTGGCGAGCCGGTCTCCATCGGCGGCGTGGTCTGCTGTGCAGGCGACATCGTGGTCGGTGACGACGATGGCCTCATCATCATTCCCCTGCGGCGCGCGGAAGAGGTGCTGCAAAAGGTGAAAGAGGTGGCAAAACGTGAGGCGGAGATGACCGCAGAGGTCACCAAACAGTACCGCTGA
- a CDS encoding MFS transporter, which yields MTKSHAASIDYALPKDRAHKSNAVRRASLAGGVGSFVEWYDYGIYGLLVSSLVLVFSASDMSLTDSGLMLTYLGFTVSFVVRPFGGIICGYLGDKMGRQKLLAVLLLMISLATAAIGLLPGFATLGWMAPVLLILLRIVQGFSAGGEVSGAGSFVAEYAEDHRRAVVMSPLVMGSFIALLFGSLLITVLMSVLGTEAMNSWGWRIPFLLAIPMALVGVYIRTRIEDTPHFQLVKSSQRVVRNPIREVLTSRRHLKAIALAITLPAVNGPGYYILFVYMPTYLNKVMHFSQIQSLMVTASGLVTIVAAIPLMAWLSDRLGRRPLLIASALMMGVLAWPCFWLLTLGMMPLACMAAILLALAFAGHAGVIQTTLAEMFPTNVRYSAYSIGFNLSTVIFGGSAPLLMTWLIGLTGIAAIPSYMVMLTAGITLISAFVLKETVGKPLRDE from the coding sequence ATGACGAAATCACACGCGGCATCCATCGATTACGCGCTGCCGAAAGATCGCGCCCACAAAAGCAATGCCGTGCGCCGCGCCTCGCTGGCTGGCGGCGTCGGTTCCTTTGTGGAGTGGTATGACTACGGCATCTATGGCCTGCTGGTCAGTTCGCTGGTGCTGGTCTTCTCCGCCAGTGACATGAGCCTTACCGATTCGGGCCTGATGCTCACCTACCTCGGCTTTACCGTCAGCTTTGTGGTGCGCCCCTTCGGCGGCATCATTTGCGGTTATCTGGGTGACAAGATGGGCCGCCAAAAGCTGCTGGCGGTGCTGTTGCTGATGATCTCGCTTGCCACCGCCGCCATTGGCTTGCTGCCGGGCTTTGCCACCCTGGGGTGGATGGCCCCGGTGCTGCTGATCCTGCTGCGCATTGTACAGGGCTTCTCCGCTGGCGGTGAGGTTTCTGGCGCGGGTTCGTTTGTCGCCGAGTATGCGGAAGACCACCGGCGCGCGGTGGTGATGTCACCGCTGGTGATGGGCTCTTTCATCGCGCTGCTGTTTGGCAGCCTGCTGATTACGGTGCTGATGAGCGTGCTGGGCACCGAGGCGATGAACAGCTGGGGATGGCGTATCCCGTTCCTGCTGGCAATCCCGATGGCGTTGGTGGGCGTCTACATCCGCACCCGCATTGAGGACACGCCCCACTTCCAGCTGGTGAAATCCAGCCAGCGTGTGGTGCGCAACCCGATCCGCGAGGTGCTGACCTCCCGCCGCCACCTGAAGGCGATTGCGCTGGCGATTACGCTGCCCGCCGTCAATGGGCCGGGTTACTACATCCTGTTTGTCTATATGCCCACCTACCTCAACAAGGTGATGCACTTCTCGCAGATCCAGAGCCTGATGGTCACCGCATCCGGGCTGGTGACCATCGTGGCGGCCATCCCGCTGATGGCCTGGCTCTCTGATCGCCTTGGCCGCCGTCCGCTGCTGATCGCCTCGGCGCTGATGATGGGCGTGCTGGCGTGGCCCTGCTTCTGGCTGCTGACGCTGGGCATGATGCCGTTGGCCTGCATGGCCGCCATCCTGCTGGCGCTGGCCTTCGCTGGCCACGCCGGAGTGATCCAGACCACGCTGGCCGAGATGTTCCCGACCAACGTCCGCTACAGCGCCTACAGCATCGGCTTCAACCTCTCTACGGTGATCTTCGGCGGCTCCGCGCCGCTGCTGATGACCTGGCTTATCGGGCTGACCGGCATCGCCGCCATCCCCAGCTATATGGTGATGCTGACCGCTGGCATCACGCTGATCAGCGCCTTCGTGCTCAAAGAAACTGTCGGCAAGCCGCTCCGTGATGAGTAA
- a CDS encoding GNAT family N-acetyltransferase produces the protein MLIRPFAPSDASALADLFHASVREAGIRDYSAEQVAVWSPARPDPARYLRQAENRIFLVVVDESGQPIAYGDVEMNGHIDHLYCHPAQVGTGVGAALYLALEVAAREAGISRLFVEASEAARRLFERQGFQMVERQEFLRHGVLIHNYRMAKTLLPR, from the coding sequence ATGTTAATTCGTCCTTTTGCACCCTCCGATGCCAGCGCACTGGCAGATCTTTTCCATGCCTCAGTGCGTGAAGCGGGCATTCGGGACTACTCCGCTGAACAGGTTGCGGTTTGGAGTCCGGCCAGACCTGACCCAGCCAGGTATCTCCGGCAAGCTGAAAACCGGATTTTCCTGGTGGTCGTTGATGAAAGCGGCCAACCCATTGCCTATGGCGATGTAGAGATGAACGGGCATATCGATCACCTCTATTGCCATCCAGCACAGGTCGGAACCGGCGTGGGCGCGGCGCTCTACTTGGCGCTGGAGGTGGCGGCGCGTGAAGCTGGTATCAGCCGGCTGTTTGTCGAAGCGAGCGAGGCCGCCCGTCGGCTATTTGAGCGTCAAGGCTTCCAGATGGTGGAGCGGCAGGAGTTCCTGCGCCACGGGGTGCTGATCCACAACTACCGTATGGCGAAAACGCTCCTGCCGAGGTGA
- the idnD gene encoding L-idonate 5-dehydrogenase: MQQKQVNAVVITQAHEVSCQPHKVVWEADQVLVKVERGGICGSDIHYFLHGRAGMSVLKAPMVLGHELIGRVEQAPAESGLHAGQLVAINPSQPCRRCTFCLEGQPNLCRAMRFMGSAQFFPHVNGGFAEYVAVPPEQCVPYDPQADARVMAFAEPLAVCIHAIRQAGDLVGKKVLVTGAGPIGCLVIAAALAAGAAHITATDLSERCRALALEMGAHAVADPRDEALTAEWTENGGVFDASFEASGAPAAIAALVAYTRPGGTLIQLGMGAPEINYPVGSLLVKELALKGSFRFNGEFETAVRWLESARINPLPLLSAEMPMQEAAEALVLAADKGRAAKVQLTF, from the coding sequence ATGCAGCAGAAGCAGGTCAATGCCGTGGTCATCACACAGGCGCATGAAGTGAGTTGCCAGCCACATAAAGTGGTCTGGGAGGCGGATCAGGTTCTGGTCAAGGTCGAGCGCGGAGGGATCTGCGGATCGGACATCCACTATTTTCTGCATGGCCGCGCTGGCATGTCAGTGCTGAAAGCGCCGATGGTGCTGGGCCATGAGCTGATTGGCCGGGTGGAGCAGGCCCCGGCAGAGAGCGGCCTGCACGCCGGGCAGCTGGTGGCGATCAACCCGTCGCAGCCCTGTCGCCGTTGCACGTTTTGCCTTGAGGGCCAACCCAACCTGTGTCGCGCCATGCGCTTTATGGGCAGCGCCCAGTTCTTCCCCCATGTGAACGGCGGTTTTGCCGAGTATGTGGCGGTGCCGCCTGAACAGTGCGTGCCCTACGATCCGCAGGCCGATGCGCGCGTGATGGCCTTTGCCGAGCCACTGGCGGTCTGCATCCATGCCATCCGGCAGGCGGGCGATCTGGTGGGCAAAAAGGTGCTGGTCACCGGTGCCGGCCCCATCGGCTGTCTGGTAATTGCCGCGGCGCTGGCCGCCGGTGCCGCCCATATCACCGCCACCGATTTGAGTGAGCGATGCCGGGCGCTGGCGCTGGAGATGGGTGCCCATGCGGTCGCCGATCCGCGTGATGAGGCGCTCACCGCCGAGTGGACAGAAAATGGCGGGGTATTTGACGCCAGCTTCGAGGCGTCAGGCGCACCGGCGGCGATTGCGGCGCTGGTGGCCTATACGCGCCCCGGCGGCACCCTGATCCAACTCGGCATGGGCGCGCCCGAGATCAATTATCCGGTCGGCAGCCTGCTGGTGAAGGAGCTGGCACTGAAAGGCTCGTTCCGCTTCAACGGGGAGTTTGAAACTGCCGTGCGCTGGCTGGAGTCAGCCCGCATCAATCCCCTGCCGCTGCTGAGTGCCGAAATGCCGATGCAGGAGGCGGCCGAGGCATTGGTGCTGGCCGCAGACAAGGGAAGGGCGGCCAAGGTACAGCTGACGTTTTAA
- a CDS encoding amidase, translated as MNSSEYTSYDAVGLAQLIANGEVKPEEVQRAAVKAINAVNGSLSAVIEMWEGETHHAQGHLGGVPMLVKDLGISVKNRRNQLGSRLAADQVSAHDSHLTQKMRESGLVLLGRTTTPELAASTTTEPQFNGGTRNPWNTDYSAGGSSGGSAVAVASGMVPAAHATDGGGSIRIPASANRLFGLKPSRGRISMGPDVDEVWSGLAVHGFVSRTVRDSAALLDAVQGNSSGDPFVIAPLSQRLISCVNADPGTLRIGVMTDPLNGQRSAPEVVRALEQTVAHLISLGHQVEEVTPDIGLSWDAFVEMNARYWASNTAAWIDALASATNSTVGPALLEPSNLALWRLGHELTAIELVGAMHMRNTVTQKMGQFYQRYDMLLTPTLPNLPEVLGHYNRHQADLDGRGWMHHVFDHSPFTALANVCGTPAMSVPLGFSDSHNLPMGMQFFAAFNQEPALVKLAGQLERAFPWHNRRPAVWAG; from the coding sequence ATGAACAGTTCAGAATATACTTCCTACGATGCTGTCGGCCTGGCTCAACTCATCGCCAATGGCGAGGTCAAGCCTGAAGAAGTGCAACGCGCAGCCGTAAAAGCGATCAATGCGGTCAATGGCTCCTTGTCTGCCGTCATTGAAATGTGGGAAGGCGAAACGCACCATGCCCAAGGGCACTTGGGCGGCGTACCGATGTTGGTCAAAGATCTGGGTATTTCGGTGAAAAACCGGCGCAACCAGCTCGGCAGCCGTCTGGCGGCGGATCAGGTCTCCGCGCACGACTCACATCTCACGCAAAAAATGCGGGAATCAGGATTGGTGCTGCTGGGGCGAACCACCACGCCAGAGCTGGCCGCCAGTACCACCACCGAGCCTCAATTTAATGGCGGTACGCGTAATCCGTGGAACACGGATTACAGCGCCGGCGGATCAAGCGGTGGCTCTGCCGTGGCCGTGGCGTCAGGGATGGTGCCTGCCGCCCATGCGACAGACGGTGGCGGCTCGATTCGGATACCGGCTTCCGCCAATAGGTTGTTTGGGCTAAAGCCCAGCCGTGGGCGCATCAGCATGGGGCCAGATGTTGACGAAGTGTGGTCTGGCCTTGCGGTGCATGGTTTTGTCAGCCGGACGGTACGGGACAGCGCCGCACTGCTGGACGCTGTTCAGGGCAACAGCAGCGGCGATCCTTTTGTGATTGCTCCCCTTTCCCAGCGCCTCATCTCCTGTGTGAACGCCGATCCGGGCACGTTGCGCATCGGTGTGATGACCGATCCGCTGAATGGCCAGCGCAGCGCCCCGGAAGTGGTCAGGGCGTTGGAACAGACGGTCGCGCACCTTATCTCGCTTGGTCATCAGGTAGAGGAGGTGACACCTGACATCGGCCTGAGCTGGGATGCCTTCGTGGAGATGAACGCCCGTTATTGGGCATCCAACACTGCGGCCTGGATTGATGCGCTGGCTTCAGCCACCAACAGCACGGTCGGGCCAGCGTTGCTCGAACCCTCCAACCTGGCCTTATGGCGGCTGGGCCATGAGCTGACGGCCATCGAGTTGGTGGGGGCGATGCATATGCGCAACACCGTCACCCAAAAGATGGGGCAATTCTACCAGCGCTACGACATGCTCTTGACGCCCACCCTGCCCAATCTCCCCGAGGTTTTGGGCCACTACAACCGCCATCAAGCGGATCTGGATGGGCGCGGCTGGATGCACCACGTATTTGATCACTCCCCATTCACCGCGCTGGCCAATGTGTGCGGCACACCGGCCATGTCGGTGCCGTTGGGGTTCAGTGATTCACATAACCTGCCGATGGGTATGCAGTTTTTCGCGGCCTTTAATCAGGAGCCAGCCTTGGTGAAACTGGCGGGACAGCTTGAGCGCGCCTTCCCCTGGCATAACCGCCGTCCTGCCGTGTGGGCCGGTTGA
- a CDS encoding SDR family oxidoreductase has protein sequence MNTLFDLSGKTALITGSTRGLGFAYAMGLAEAGASVILNGTRQAHMDTALAHLQEHGIKARGFLFDVAKEEEIEQVFSQLDSEGVQVDIVINNAGIQFRQPMLDLALSDWQRVIDTNLTSAFLVARAAARRMVARNSGGKIINIGSLTSEAARATVAPYTAAKGGIKLLTKSMAAEWAQYNIQSNGIGPGYILTDMNEALVNDTAFNAWVCSSNPSGRWGNPQELVGTAIYLASDASAYVNGQMIYVDGGWLATL, from the coding sequence ATGAATACGCTGTTCGATTTATCTGGCAAAACTGCGCTTATTACCGGTTCAACCCGTGGCCTTGGCTTTGCCTATGCGATGGGGCTGGCGGAAGCCGGTGCCAGCGTCATTCTCAATGGCACCCGTCAGGCGCATATGGATACCGCACTGGCGCATTTGCAGGAGCACGGCATCAAGGCGCGGGGCTTTTTGTTCGACGTCGCCAAGGAGGAGGAGATTGAACAGGTGTTCAGCCAGCTCGACAGCGAAGGCGTGCAGGTGGACATCGTGATCAACAACGCTGGCATCCAGTTTCGCCAGCCGATGCTGGATCTGGCCCTGAGCGACTGGCAGCGGGTGATTGACACCAACCTCACCAGCGCCTTTTTGGTGGCGCGTGCGGCGGCGCGGCGGATGGTGGCCCGCAACAGCGGCGGCAAGATCATCAACATCGGCTCGCTGACCAGCGAGGCCGCGCGCGCCACGGTGGCCCCCTACACGGCGGCCAAGGGCGGCATCAAGCTGCTCACCAAGTCGATGGCGGCCGAGTGGGCGCAATACAATATCCAGTCCAATGGCATTGGGCCGGGCTATATCCTGACGGATATGAACGAGGCGCTGGTCAATGACACCGCCTTTAACGCCTGGGTATGCAGCAGCAACCCGTCGGGGCGCTGGGGCAACCCGCAGGAGCTGGTGGGCACCGCCATCTATTTGGCCTCTGATGCCTCCGCCTATGTGAATGGCCAGATGATCTACGTCGATGGCGGCTGGCTGGCCACGCTGTAA
- a CDS encoding putative quinol monooxygenase, with protein MIKLTGRLLCKNVEESELVRRFLPEHIRLTKEETGCLAFNVTETADPLVWQVEELFSDPQTFALHQARTKASEWGRETRAIVREYQITEGNQGA; from the coding sequence ATGATCAAACTGACGGGTCGTTTGCTGTGCAAAAACGTGGAGGAGTCTGAGCTTGTCCGCCGCTTCTTGCCTGAACATATCAGGCTGACCAAAGAGGAAACCGGCTGTCTGGCATTCAATGTGACCGAGACGGCTGATCCGCTGGTGTGGCAGGTCGAGGAGCTGTTCAGTGACCCGCAGACGTTTGCCCTGCATCAGGCCAGAACCAAGGCCTCCGAATGGGGCCGCGAGACGCGGGCGATTGTCAGGGAGTACCAGATCACGGAGGGGAATCAGGGGGCGTAA
- a CDS encoding hydantoinase B/oxoprolinase family protein, with product MTSSTPDNLRFLDDPISLRITWDRLVSISEEAAATLVNMAFSSIIREVGDYSCLLMDAEGNSLAQPKTSVPVFIGTLPATVRHLLAKFPADTLKPGDSLVTNDPWLGTGHLNDVTVVTPVFRDGQLVAFTGSAAHMSDIGGSLNMGSSRDMFEEGFLIPPSKLAMGGELNQQLLDLFLANVRSPDQVEGDLHAMLAANQIGAQGLLGLMDDLGLASVTPLAEKIHALTENAMRKAIEAVPDGRYEAAVDIGDYEGDIHLNVAVIVSGSDIVIDYTGSSAESLFGSNCPMSFTYAYSVYPLKCLLEPHLPNNEGCFKSITVTAPEGSIANARPPCAVEMRNRVGHMAHAAIFSALADILPGRVMGHSGSAPVTCDVFAGQFDDGRRFVESLCVNGGTGARPAADGIVTGFPGNMSSTPVELIESATPLLFLEKAIVPDSGGAGRYRGGVAQRMVIRNTSRFTLTHSMFYSRQKHPAQGVLGAAAGSPNYVAINNQPLEKPVGRHDVRPGDEITIQMPGGGGKMPASARDPQAILFDLQEGYITEEGAMRDYGIDAHSLTGSKP from the coding sequence ATGACCTCTTCTACCCCTGATAACCTGCGCTTCCTTGACGACCCCATCAGCCTGCGCATCACCTGGGACCGGCTGGTCAGCATCTCGGAAGAGGCGGCCGCCACGCTGGTCAACATGGCTTTCTCCAGCATCATCCGCGAGGTGGGTGACTACTCCTGCCTGCTGATGGATGCCGAGGGCAACTCGCTGGCGCAGCCCAAAACCAGTGTACCGGTCTTTATCGGCACCCTGCCAGCGACGGTGCGCCACCTGCTGGCAAAATTCCCGGCTGACACGCTGAAACCCGGCGACAGCCTGGTCACCAACGATCCCTGGCTCGGCACCGGCCACCTTAACGACGTTACCGTAGTCACGCCGGTGTTCCGCGACGGGCAGTTGGTGGCCTTCACTGGCTCGGCTGCCCACATGTCCGACATCGGCGGCTCGCTGAATATGGGCTCCTCCCGCGACATGTTTGAGGAGGGGTTCCTGATCCCGCCCAGCAAGCTGGCGATGGGCGGCGAGCTGAACCAACAGTTGCTGGATCTCTTTTTGGCCAACGTGCGCTCGCCAGATCAGGTGGAGGGTGACCTGCACGCGATGCTGGCCGCCAACCAGATTGGCGCGCAGGGGCTGTTGGGCCTGATGGATGATTTGGGGCTGGCGTCCGTGACGCCGCTGGCCGAGAAGATCCATGCCCTGACAGAGAACGCCATGCGCAAGGCGATCGAGGCGGTGCCGGATGGCCGCTACGAGGCGGCGGTGGACATCGGCGACTACGAGGGCGACATCCACCTGAATGTGGCGGTGATTGTCAGCGGCAGTGACATCGTGATCGACTACACCGGCTCCTCGGCGGAGTCGCTGTTTGGCAGCAACTGCCCGATGTCTTTTACCTACGCCTACAGCGTCTACCCGCTGAAGTGCCTGCTGGAGCCGCACCTGCCGAACAATGAGGGCTGCTTCAAGTCGATTACCGTCACCGCGCCGGAAGGCTCGATCGCCAATGCCCGCCCGCCCTGCGCGGTCGAGATGCGCAACCGGGTCGGCCACATGGCGCACGCCGCCATCTTCAGCGCGCTCGCTGACATCCTGCCGGGGCGCGTGATGGGCCACTCTGGCAGCGCACCCGTCACCTGTGACGTCTTCGCCGGGCAGTTTGATGATGGCCGCCGGTTTGTCGAAAGCCTGTGCGTGAATGGCGGCACCGGCGCGCGCCCGGCGGCGGACGGCATTGTAACCGGCTTCCCCGGCAACATGTCCTCCACGCCGGTGGAGTTGATTGAGAGCGCCACGCCGCTACTGTTCCTGGAGAAGGCCATCGTGCCCGACTCCGGCGGCGCCGGGCGCTACCGGGGCGGCGTGGCGCAACGCATGGTGATACGCAACACCAGCCGCTTCACGCTCACTCACAGCATGTTCTACTCACGCCAGAAACACCCGGCGCAGGGCGTGCTGGGCGCGGCAGCGGGTTCGCCCAACTACGTCGCCATCAACAACCAGCCGCTGGAGAAACCGGTCGGCCGCCATGATGTGCGGCCGGGGGATGAGATCACCATCCAGATGCCGGGCGGCGGCGGCAAAATGCCCGCCAGCGCGCGTGACCCACAGGCCATCCTGTTTGATTTGCAGGAAGGGTATATCACCGAAGAGGGGGCGATGCGTGACTACGGCATCGACGCCCACTCACTGACAGGGAGCAAGCCATGA
- a CDS encoding SDR family oxidoreductase, with protein sequence MSNLQGKVVVVTGAGSGIGKSAAIMFAQRGARVVLVGRRPMPLEEVASAIKAQGGQAWAYTAHIERKQEVTALVGWVREQLGPVDILVNNAGSASKTLNARWIEEAEWEQVQDVNLKAVFLLSQAVLPDMLARRDGTIITVSSLAALRPNLLGGAAYGAAKAGVRNFMAYLHNTFRNEGLRATTILPGEVNTPIMDNRANPPAEAVREQMVQPEDVAEAILLCASLPARTVVEELRIAPTALRDISGDLEAGRWKNAPPECLAERDSLLK encoded by the coding sequence ATGAGCAATTTACAGGGGAAAGTGGTCGTCGTGACCGGCGCAGGCAGCGGCATTGGCAAAAGCGCTGCCATCATGTTCGCCCAGCGCGGCGCGCGGGTGGTGCTGGTGGGCCGCCGCCCGATGCCACTGGAGGAGGTCGCCAGCGCGATCAAGGCGCAGGGCGGGCAGGCGTGGGCCTATACCGCGCACATCGAGCGCAAGCAGGAGGTGACGGCGCTGGTGGGCTGGGTGCGTGAACAGCTCGGGCCGGTGGACATTCTGGTCAACAATGCTGGCAGCGCCAGCAAGACCCTAAACGCCCGCTGGATCGAAGAGGCAGAGTGGGAGCAGGTGCAGGACGTGAACCTGAAAGCGGTCTTCCTGCTCAGCCAGGCGGTGCTGCCAGACATGCTGGCCCGCCGGGACGGTACCATCATCACCGTCTCCTCACTGGCGGCGTTGCGCCCCAACCTGCTTGGCGGCGCGGCCTACGGGGCCGCCAAGGCCGGGGTGCGCAACTTCATGGCCTACCTGCACAACACCTTCCGCAATGAGGGGCTGCGCGCCACCACCATCCTGCCGGGCGAGGTCAATACCCCGATCATGGACAACCGCGCCAACCCGCCCGCCGAGGCAGTGCGTGAACAGATGGTGCAGCCGGAGGACGTGGCCGAGGCGATTCTGCTCTGCGCCTCCCTGCCCGCCCGCACGGTGGTGGAGGAGCTGCGCATCGCGCCCACCGCCCTGCGCGACATCTCGGGCGATCTCGAGGCGGGCCGCTGGAAAAACGCGCCGCCAGAGTGCCTTGCTGAACGTGACTCCCTGCTTAAATGA